The Kineococcus endophyticus genome includes a region encoding these proteins:
- a CDS encoding integrase core domain-containing protein: GAQYTSKQFAQFCDRNGVRRSLGRTGICYDNAVAESFFATYEKELIHTRPWPTVHDLRRATFDWIANYYNSIRRHSTLGYLTPREFELGYRHIDQIAELAA; encoded by the coding sequence GGGAGCCCAGTACACCTCGAAGCAGTTCGCGCAGTTCTGCGACCGAAACGGTGTGCGACGCTCCCTGGGTAGGACCGGAATCTGCTACGACAATGCCGTGGCCGAGTCGTTCTTCGCGACGTACGAGAAGGAGCTGATCCACACCCGACCGTGGCCGACGGTGCACGACCTGCGGCGGGCGACGTTCGACTGGATTGCGAACTACTACAATTCGATCCGGCGCCACTCGACGTTGGGGTACTTGACCCCGAGAGAGTTCGAGTTGGGCTATCG